ttagaatttttaataatttatgaattttattacaattatgaatgtataagaaaatgtaatttaattacatatttttacagaaattaataattggaaaaaaattaatttcactaataattatcTAATTTAAGTATCAGTAACGGTTTCAAAATAgtcactaataccccttttaaaaagttttagtgaaggaattcaaaccgtcactaataatagcaatgcagagcaatagtgacgattctaaaaccgtcactaatactagagcaTTACTGACGGCTTAACAATTGTCACtgatagagtaatagtgacggttttaaaaccttcactaataatagagcaatagtgacagttcgataaccgtcactaataatgcagcAATAGTAACGGTTTCAtgactgtcactaataatgcagtaatagtgacgatttttggtcgatTTGGTGTAGAaactatagtgacgggcttaggtttttagtgacggttttaatccatcactaatactttactattagtgacggtttggaatattcgtcactaataattattaataatggCTGGTATAGCGACTactataaatttgtcactaataatcgtaaaaccgtcactaatactattagtgacgattttgtgggtattagtgatagtttaaatccgtcactaataattttttatttttttttttgtagtgattggattaacaagaagaggagtaaggcctagggaattagtaaacggtggaagcaaacaaaCATTGAACCCATAAcctgagtgtttggtaaaattgtttcagttaatctgtttagttttggttacgttattagatttacatttttgaaaaattgaagaaaTTTCAGTCTCATTTTGATAGCTTACTCAAGCTCCTCCcattttttttactgttttcaaaatcataaaagaccaaaaagactCTCAACCCACATTTTGCAGCAACATGATTTCACTAACctttcataaatactttgatactcagtggtccctatgGAATACGATCTTGAACTCAtacttgatacaacttgacacttctacacTTGAAAGCACAACTCAGAATGAGTTAGCATATCACCCCgggtgaatttgaatgtccagcCTTGCTCAAACTTGGATTCTAGAGCAGGGCTTCACACCCGAAGAATTTTTGCCTCTGATTATGGTAAATGAACCCGTTCCTTTTGGCCATTCACATATGTATAAACAACTGAATCTTCATACCCAAATACTTCATAAAATTATCTCCAACAACATCCTACCTAAGGCTGGCTCATATGATCATCTTTTTTATGTTGATTGTTTTGTGTTATGGTGTTTACTAAAGGGAAAGAAACTTGATCTCTCTAACCTAATCTTGAAATGGATTGTCGGCCAAATTGGAAGCTACTAGAGTaactcttccatatggtggtgTCTTAAACCTTATCTTTGTTCAACTTAATATTACCACACCTATTAAATTGTTCATAAAATGTACAAAATATAACCCTTTCACCTTCACAACGCTCAAACAAATGGGCTATGAAAAACATGATCATGGTTGGTTTTTGAAAGAGGGGCGACCTTAAAGGCCAGAAGTtttacctcctcctcctccagcaCAAGACCAAGGACCACCAGCTGACACTCCCTCTTGGTTTATTCCTTTCCATCATGAATTCTTTACATTCAGCAGAGATATGCAATCAGGTCTTCAATCCCTTCAAGAAAATGTATCCTCTTTTCATACTACTTGCTCTTCACTTGATCAACGCCTCACTCATATCGAGAAGTATTAGGCCAGATGATCTCgtggtgttgatcctatggatacTAGTTCTGCTCCTCGGAGTGATGCTTCACTTGATGAAGAAACTGAGGAAGGAAGTGtggaaggtgatgaagaggaagctgAAGAGGCTGATGGTAATCTGATGATAACTGATTTATTTGTCATTTTTTGTTGTATTAAGAACTCTCTATGTATTGGATTTGTCTTAtgttgttttgtttgtttttgtttagCTTGTAAACTCTATCGTTTATGAATTTGTGTAATATGACTTTGCTCTTTATGTGCTAAGTCCCTTTGTGCTTATGCCCCTCATTTCTTTTTGactgatgtcaaagggggagagatattgaGCAAACATGAGACCACAACAAATATGTAAAACATACTCTTGACATAAGATATAGCACGGGGGAGTAAATGCAACATTAAGAACATAAGAAGAATACTACTATAAGCATATATAAgttgacatgagctataatgcaaTTTACTtgattgtgattttttttttggacttacttatatttgaaatcatcatttttcatatatgttaaaagacatgcttattgtaagggggaaccTTATcgaaggttctctcatctttgctcattatttgtcatcataaaaaatggggagattgttggcctaaacgTAGCTTTCGAatttcgttttgatgataacaaataatggttgatttaacatgttgtatttaaatgatgatatttcaggaaagctCAAATGACAAAATTCAAAAGAtaaaaagaaatgcaagttcaagctCACTAAGCACTATAAAGCCAcactcatcttcaaagtgatccaaaaaaaaactcaaatgaaccaaaatgttcaaagcatgtggaagcctaaagatgactcaagctcaagtctacgAGGATTCAAGGCAAAGacttatatgaagacttcaagcttagagtgtttaagtctCTAGGATgaacaatgtaagtacttcatactaaatttcattttgaaatgatttgaagctcattaggggttgttatggacttaaagaccttattttaaaaccttgaaaaatgttcTTTTAAACTAATAAAGCAAGGTGGCTAAGTGATTgtgaaaacaaaattgaaaaacaaaatttAGATCTGTTCAAGCGATTGAAGATTTAAcccaggcgcctgaagaattttctGAGCAATTTCTAAAGAGGTAGTGTAggctcaagcgactgaccctgGTAACCTCAGGTGTCTGACCCTGTTTCAGTGCAAAAATACACAGTTTTCTGAAacctcaagcgactgaccctgagacctcaagcgcctgaacattgttaacgactatatttttaaaaaaagttttaaaattcaaatttatgtttcttgtgcctcaaatttcgtataaacttgggaaacactccaagtaacttgggctaCACGAATTAAATccttttgagcctataaatacatgatttctctaatcaaattcacaccaagcattgaaaatctgctctcaagTTAAAATtgctcttgctctctcaaagctctcttgctcactctttcatATTTAgaattgctgagatattctgagtTGTTGATCAATCTTCTCTGAGTTCTAACATCTTATTTACTGATTCCCATTAAAAGAAGTATCCCGGTGAATTAattattgagcttcaattcattcattttgatatttgttttgaagtatactAGTACTTTCaagtgtactaaccagctctatctaagAGCATCTATTGtgcaaaagaaattgtttcttgtttcttatttctttgacggttcaggtcaatagatcattgtaccaagcgtgaggtattgcttggagagacggctccaccctaaaggagggattgtaaataGTTTGTTTCGCCTGCAAAGAAACAtgttagtagaatccttaggtggtcttgcttAAAGCAATGACGTAGGCTGAGAATAACCCGAATCTCATAAAAAGTCTCGATCTCACTCTTAtcctttactctttaaattttagtatatataaatTGTATTTCTAAGTGTAAGTTGCTAAAAACTGAGATtaagaccttttaatttaagaaagtacgttggttaatcttttacagaaaccttaaaggaagtacattgattaatcgcttgtggaaatcttgattaaaagaagcgcaCAAATTTTCATTCATACAGGGatataaactaaaattttgcAAACGCTAAAATAAGGAAATGTTGCAGCTCtcacaaattggttaagtattgtgtggttggttgattgattattatttgatttgtgattgatattgaattgattgattgtgattggtttaattaagtatttaaaatcataacattcttgtgtgtttgtttaAGTATACAAAAAGCtgtaaaattataaaaacacttaaaaaaaatttataaacctaattcaccccctcttgagacTTCACACTTAACTTTGAGAGAGTTCGTTATGGGAAGAGAGCAGGTCCTCTACCCCCAAATTATTTAATTCGTCCATTGCGCCAATCCAATTACCTGTGCTTTGCCATGACATGAATAAATCAACGTTGGAAACCTCTTTCTCACTCTTGCATGTCAAGTAGCATTGCTCCAGCCTCTAATATATTTTGCATGCACTTTCAAAAGATCAGCAGCAttgaaaaaaccaaaaaaataaaataataataataataataataataataataataataataataataataataataataatttaaaatcaaagcaaaaaaaaaatatacaaaaatataaaaaataacatGAAAGCTCCCCTTcaaaacttgaaaaataataaggaaaaaactGAATGAATTTATCCTTTCATATTTGGTCAttaagaaagtaaaaaagaaaataaaaaatatagaaaattaatataaaaaaattctaattttgcATACCAATAGCAtttgattttttcttaatttttaatcatattagaatttttttattttattttcaacagtattgaacatcaagaaaaaatataatgaaaaataatttttttttcttattatttcccTTTCCTTTTGTGGATAAAATCCTTATCCAAAGGAAACCTGAAAATTTGCCTCACAAAAAAACAATGCAATTCCAAATCTGCCTAACCATAGAAAATGCACCAAGCATTTGCTTTACTTTGCCTCTGCCCTCCCTCTAGTTCAACACAATTTTACTATTATCCAGTGTAAGCGCCAGTGACATCATCTGCATTCTGGGCTCCTAACCTAAACAACCACTTGTAAAGGTCCCACATTTTTTATACCGAAACAAGGAAACCAATCTTTGCTCTAGAAGACTTAATAATTTCCATCAGCAATAAGTCAGTCTGGAAAGGCACCATTGTGTAGCACAGGAACAACAAAAGTTTACAACCTACCAAACAATTCAGACAATCGAAGGGAGAAAAGAAACAGTATGGCAATAAAAAAGACAGGAAGCAAGAAGACTGCAATAATATAACACTATATTGACCACAAACCCCGTTCAACTAACCAAAATTTGggtaaaaaatcaagaaattataaACTCAAACATGTGAACAAGACTCTGATGCTAAAATTGGGTGTAAACTTTTCTATACATCTAAAAATCCCTGGAAATTGTAATATCAAGTGTACAAGAAGGAGACTGCATACCATAAATGGGCATAGGCTTATCAGATGCCTAAATTGAATGTGTCCCCCCATTGACTCCTCCCACTGCTTTTCTCTTTCCCTTCAAAAGCCAAAAATCTTCGGTGCCAGCCGTAATAGAGGATCCAAGGCACTTGGAGCAAATTTTCTCGCAAAAAGATAACAAACCGAAGAGGAGTGATTATTGTAGAGGCAGTGGCGACCTTGAAGAAGTCTCTTTAGAAACTCCTCTGTGATATCCGCTTTTCCAAATGTGGCTGGGTGAGCCCCGCCCCTAGACCAGTCAACCCAAGTGATGCTTCTATTTGCTAAAGTACTTGCAGCTTGAATGGTTAACATTGTTGGAAAGTAGTGCTCATCCACGTAACATGCTGGTCTGCAGAAGTATTTAAACTTTGGGTAGAATGTGGTGTCTTCCACTATGTTGATTGCAAGCCTACGATTGATTTCAAACCACTGTGAACCTTTTCGCCACTGGGTAATGTTCACCTCAGGTGCCATATTCTCATCATAGCGCCCTCTCCCATATGGCCCAGGGTCATCAAATGCTCCAATGAAGCTATACTTGGATCTATTAATGTAGTGGTAGATGAAGCTGAAATTGTAGATTGGAATGCATGATTCGGAGAGAAGTACAAACCATTCATTGGAAATATCAAGCAATGCATTAGCAAGGAGTCTCCTCTCAGCGTCACAAATACTCATCCTCCCCCACTCTGCCACCTGCATAAAAGAACCAAGTAAATAATCAACCACTCGTAAAAACAGTAAATTT
This genomic stretch from Malania oleifera isolate guangnan ecotype guangnan chromosome 3, ASM2987363v1, whole genome shotgun sequence harbors:
- the LOC131152050 gene encoding glycosyltransferase BC10 isoform X1, which codes for MQSRTMPLEEVKESTVTGRTNQSRVFPLRIIQLFVLFVVLCISFSIISIYMIPHFGVRTVVTMAQPSLRPCFEEPNSLQWWIRPPSNLLHKMTDQELFWRASFVPRKKKYPFSRVPKIAFMFLTKGPLPLAPLWERFLKGHEKLYSLYVHSLPSFHAQFPSSSVFYGRQIPSQVAEWGRMSICDAERRLLANALLDISNEWFVLLSESCIPIYNFSFIYHYINRSKYSFIGAFDDPGPYGRGRYDENMAPEVNITQWRKGSQWFEINRRLAINIVEDTTFYPKFKYFCRPACYVDEHYFPTMLTIQAASTLANRSITWVDWSRGGAHPATFGKADITEEFLKRLLQGRHCLYNNHSSSVCYLFARKFAPSALDPLLRLAPKIFGF
- the LOC131152050 gene encoding glycosyltransferase BC10 isoform X2; this translates as MPLEEVKESTVTGRTNQSRVFPLRIIQLFVLFVVLCISFSIISIYMIPHFGVRTVVTMAQPSLRPCFEEPNSLQWWIRPPSNLLHKMTDQELFWRASFVPRKKKYPFSRVPKIAFMFLTKGPLPLAPLWERFLKGHEKLYSLYVHSLPSFHAQFPSSSVFYGRQIPSQVAEWGRMSICDAERRLLANALLDISNEWFVLLSESCIPIYNFSFIYHYINRSKYSFIGAFDDPGPYGRGRYDENMAPEVNITQWRKGSQWFEINRRLAINIVEDTTFYPKFKYFCRPACYVDEHYFPTMLTIQAASTLANRSITWVDWSRGGAHPATFGKADITEEFLKRLLQGRHCLYNNHSSSVCYLFARKFAPSALDPLLRLAPKIFGF